The region AATCCGCAGGTGCAAATCATTGGCCTGCAGCCGGCGGAAGGCAGCAGCATCCCCGGCATCCGCCGTTGGTCACCGGCCTATCTGCCGGGCATATTCCGCCCGGAGCTGGTGGATCAGGTTCTGGATATCCAGCAAACCGACGCCGAGCAGACCATGCGCCAGTTGGCGCAGCGCGAAGGCATTTTCTGCGGCGTCAGTTCCGGCGGCGCGGTGGCCGGCGCGTTGCGCATCGCTGCGGCGAACCCGGGGAGCGTGATTGTGGCGATTATCTGCGATCGCGGCGATCGTTATCTCTCCACCGGCGTTTTTGACTGAAGGCTATTCCCGTTCCAACGCATGGATCGGATCCATCCCGGCGGCGCGTTTCGCCGGGAAAAAGCCGAAGATCACCCCGATCAGCGTCGAACAGACAAACGCGGCGACGATCGAGGCCCCGGAGTAGATCATGGTGAAGTTGCTGCTGAACTGGCTGAACAGCACGCCGATCCCCAGTGATAACGCCACCCCCAATCCGCCTCCCAGCAGGCACACCAGCACCGCCTCGATTAAAAACTGCTGCATGATATCCCCGGCGCGGGCGCCTACCGCCATGCGTACGCCGATTTCACGCGTGCGCTCGGTGACCGACACCAGCATGATATTCATCACCCCAATACCGCCCACCACCAGCGAGATCAACGCGATCATCGACACCAACAGCGTCAGGGTGGCCGTGGTCTTCTCAATGGTTTGGCGGATACTGTCGGTGTTCATGACGAAGAAATCCTTGGTGCCGTGGCGCCGGCTCAGCAAACGGGTGACGCCGTCTTCGGCGCTGCCGAGGTCGACATCGTCGTTGACCCGTACGGTGATGCTTTTCAGGTAACTTTGGCCCAGCATGCGTTTCATGACGGTGGTGTAGGGGATCCAGACGTTCAGGTTTTCATCGCTGCCGAAGCCGCTCTGCTTTTTGGCGGCCACGCCGATAATCCGGCACGGCAGCGAGCCGAGCAGGATCACTTCGCCAAGCGGATTAGCCCCGTTGGGGAACAGCTTATTGCGGGTATTCTCGTCGATCACCGCTTCTTGCATCAGGTTGTCGACGCTGCGGCGGTTAAACGCCATGCCGCTGTCGATGCTGTAGCCGCGCACCAGAAAATATTGCTCGCCGACGCCATTGACCGTCCCGCTGACCGACTGATTGCCATAGCGAAAGGTGGTGCTGCTGGACAGGGTCGGCGTCACGCTGTGGACGTATCCCTGCTGCGCCAGCGCGTCGGCGTCGGTGGCGCGCAGCGTCTGGATCGCCGCAGAGCGCATGTCGCCGAAATCCTTGCCTGGGTAGATTTCCAGCGTGCTGGTGCCCATGGCGTTGATGTTCGCCAGCACCTGCTGCTGCGAACCTTTGCCCAGCGCCACCACCGACACCACCGAAGCGATGCCGATGATAATGCCGAGCATGGTCAGCAGGGTGCGCAGACGCTGTGACGCCATCGCCAGCAACGCCATTTTGAAGGCTTCGTAAAAGCGGTCGCGCTGCGATTGCCAACGGCTGCCTGCGCTTTCCGGCGCCTTCGGCAGCGGCGCGTTGGTCTGGGCGGTTTTTTGCCGATCGGCGACAACTTCGCCGTCGCGCAGCTCAATAATGCGTTGGGCATGTTCGGCGATCTGCATGTCATGGGTGACGATCACCACCGTATGACCGCGTGCATGCAGGTCTTTCAGAATGCTCAGTACTTCTTGCCCGCTGTGGCTGTCCAGCGCGCCGGTCGGTTCATCCGCCAGGATCACTTCACCGCCGTTCATCAGCGCGCGGGCGATGCTGACGCGTTGCTGCTGGCCGCCGGAGAGCTGGCTGGGGCGGTAGTTCAGCCGGTCCGCCAGCCCGAGCCGCTGCAACAGATCGGCGGCACGCTGGCGGCGTGCGGCACGCTGACGCCCGGCGTAGACCGCCGGCACCTCTACGTTGTCTTGCGCGGTGAGTTCCGCCAGCAGGTGATAGCGCTGGAAGATAAAACCGAAATGTTCGCGGCGCAGTTCGGCCAGGCTATCGCGATCCAACTGCCCGGTGCTGCGCCCGGCGACCCGATAATCCCCTTCGCTGGGGCGATCCAGGCAGCCGAGAAGGTTCATCAGTGTCGATTTGCCGGAGCCGGAAGCGCCGACTATCGCCACCATTTCGCCCTGACCGATAGCGAGATTGATATTGTTCAGCACCGTCACGCGCTGTTCGCCGGCCTGAAAATGGCGGCTGATGCCGCGCAGTTGCAACAGAGGAGGTGGGTTCATCAATCATATCCCCATCGGCGGCGGGCCCATGCGCCGCGTGCCGCTTTGCGTCGCGGCGCTGACCTGGCTGACAATCACTTTTTCGCCGGCCAGCACGCCGCTGATGATCTGCGCGTCGACATTGTTATTGATGCCGACCTTCACCGGGCGGCGGGCGATATTGCCCTGTTCGTCCACCACCTGCACCCAGTCGCCCTGTAACGCGGTGGCGGGGATCACCACCGCGCCTTTCGCCTTGGCCAGCACGATATACACCTGCGCGGTCATGGAAATGCGCAGCGCGCCGTCCGGGTTTGCCACGTCGAACAGGCCGTTGTAGTAAATCGCGGTGCTGGAGGTGGAAGAACTGCTGGAACTGGTGCTGCTGGAGCTCGACGTGGTGGTCTCATCATTGATCGAGTCGGGTGCGGGCTCTATCGCCCGCAGCGTGGCGCGGTAGTGTTTGCCCGGTTCGCCGAGAATGGTGAAATAGACCGGCATGCCGGTTTTCACCTTCACTACGTCGGCCTCGGAGATCTGCGCTTCGATGGTCATGGTGTCCAGCCGGGCGACTTTGACCAGAGTGGGGGCGCTTTGCACCGCATTCACCGTCTGGCCTTCTTCAACCGGCAGCGCAACGATGGTGCCGTCGATCGGGGAGGTGATTTTGGTATAGCCGAGGTTGACCTGCGCGGTGTTCACCGCGATCTGCGCCTGCACGATCTGCGCGTCCAGCGCGTTGATGTCGGCGCGGGTGGCATCCAGCGTAGCTCTGGCGCTGTCAAAATCCGCCTGTACGCCGACGCCGCGCGCCACCAGGGTCTGTTGGCGCCGATAGGCGAGCTGATTGTTGCGCAGCGCCGCCAGTTTTGAGGCGCGCTGCGCCTGTACGTTCTTCAATGCCGCTTCTGCGTCCCTCAGCGAGTTCTGCTGGGTTAAATCGTCGATCTCGGCCACCAGTTGCCCTTTATGCACCTTATCGCCCAGCGCCACGCGCAGGGCCTTTATCTGGCCAGAGACCTGCGCGCCGACGCTGACCTGTTTTTGCGCTTCGATGGTGCCATCGGCCAGTACGGTTTGTTCCAGATCGCGCGTTTGCGCCACCGCGGTGATATAACGGGGCGTTTCGGCGGTGCCTGGCGCTCTGAAGTAGAGAAATAAGGCGATAGCAGCCACAATGACAGTGGGCAGCAGATAGGGTTTTGAGCGTAGAAACGATGGCATGACGAAGAGGTTCCCTGGCAGAAAAGCGCGGCAAAAATCTATTTGCACTAATTTAGCGCGCCCTCGGCCAGGCTGCGGTTAAGTGGCGTTCAGGAATGTGTAAGGATTGAGTAAAACCGGCTGCGAAGCCGGCAAATAGGCGTGAAAATGACGAAAATCCGCGAAGGAGCAAGGCATGAAAATTTTATTGGTCGATGACGACCTGGAGCTCGGCACCATGCTGAGCGAATACCTGACCGGCGAAGGGTTTAACGCCACGCTGGTGCTGACCGGCAAGGCGGGGGTGGAAGGCGCGCTATCGGGCGAGTATACCGCGATGATCCTCGACATCATGCTGCCGGACATGAGCGGTATTGATGTGCTGCGCGACGTGCGTAAAAAAAGCCGTATGCCGATCATCATGTTGACGGCCAAAGGCGACAATATCGATCGGGTCATCGGCCTCGAAATGGGCGCCGACGACTACATGCCCAAGCCGTGCTATCCGCGTGAACTGGTGGCGCGCTTGCGCGCAGTGTTGCGCCGTTTCGACGAGCGGCCGGAAGAGGTGGATGACGAGATTGCCATCAGCTTCGGTGAGCTGACGCTTAACCCCTCCACCCGCAGCAGCGAATGGCGCGGCAAGGCGTTTGATCTGACCGCTTCGGAGTTCAACCTGCTGGAACTGCTGCTGCGCGCGCCGGAGCGTGTGGTGTCCAAGGACGAACTGTCGGAAAAGGGATTGGGGCGCCCGCGTGAGGCCTATGACCGCAGCGTTGACGTTCATATCAGCAACATCCGCCAGAAGCTGGGCGCGCTGACCGACAACGTGCTCAGCATCGAAACGGTGCGCAGCATCGGCTACCGCATCAGGTAATGCCAATGCGCGGAAGACTATTCTGGAAAATTCTGCTGGGTTTCTGGCTCACGTTTATCATCATGACCCAGGCGCTGTGGGTCGCTTTTTCCCTGTACGGCGATCGCTATGAGCCACCGGAAAACGCCATGGCCCGGCGGCTCATCAATCTGCAGTTGGCAACGGCCGGCACTTTGCTGCGCAGCGGCGGCGAGCCCGCCCTGAATGCCATGATGAAAGATTGGTCGGACGATGACCGGCGCTTTTTGTCGGTAACCCCGATGGCGCATCCGCCTGCGCCGGCTGAGGGGCCTTTCGAGGTTCGTCACATGCCGAATATCACGGCATGGGTACAAACGGGGGACAACAGCGGCTACCTGTTGAATTATGACGTGCGTACCCTGCGTGAACAATACCGCCCCAACAAGCGTTCGCATTTCTTCAATATCCCGCCACCGATGCTGTGGGTGGGCGGGCTGGGTGGGTTGTTGTTCAGCGCCGTGCTGGCGTGGAACCTGACCTGGCCAATGCGCAAATTGAGTGCCGGTTTTGATCGTGTAGCGCAGGGGGATTTATCCGTGCGGCTGTTCCCGGCGATGCGCCGGCGTCACGATGAACTGTCTGACGTGGCGCGCGATTTCGACACCATGGCCGAAAGGCTGGAGCTGCTGGTCAGTGCCCGCGAGCAGTTGTTGCACGACGTTTCGCATGAACTGCGTTCACCGCTTGCCCGGTTGCAGCTCGCCATCGGGTTGGCGCGGCAGAATGACGGTAACGTCGAGAACTCATTGCAGCGCATAGAGCACGAAGCGGGGCGGCTGGACAAGATGATTGGCGAGTTGCTGGCGCTGTCGCGCGCCGAGAGCAACAACCTGCCGGACGAGGAGTATTTCGATCTTTACGGGCTGGTGGATGCGGTGGTGAACGATGCGCGCTACGAAGCGCAGATCCCGGGGGTAGAGATCGTGCTGCGGGCCAGTTCGGACGTGGAGTACACCGTCAAGGGCAATGCCGAATTGATGCGGCGTGCGGTGGACAACATCGTGCGTAACGCGTTGCGTTTCTCCAGCCACGGGCAGCGGGTAACAGTGGTGCTGACGCGTATCGACCAACTGTTCCAGATCGAGGTCAGCGATCAGGGGCCTGGGGTGGAAGAGGCCAAGCTCTCCAGCATCTTTGATCCGTTTGTTCGGGTGAAATCGGCGATGTCGGGCAAGGGCTACGGGCTGGGGTTGGCGATCACCCGCAAGGTGGTGCTGGCGCACGGCGGCCAGGTTGATGCGCGTAATGGCGAGTCTGGTGGTTTGGTCATCACTCTGCGTATCCCGCGCTGGCAGTAATCTTACTGGCCATTTTGAACCAGGGCAGTGCTCACCCTCGTCACGTACTGCGTGTACGCTCCGAGGATTGCGCGCTGTCCATGTTCAAACTGCCTGCGCCGATAACGCCTATTGCACTACGGAGAGTCCCCAACGAATTTCGAATTGCAGCCAGGCGGCAAGCGGGGGAATCCTCAGGGTCTTACTCAAGTAAGTGACTGGGGTGAGCACGGGCAGCCAACAACGCTGCGGTTCGAAAGACGAAGGGGATTGCCTGGTGCCATAAAAAAACGGCGCCGAGGGCGCCGTTTTTATGTCCATCCGCGATTACTTCTTGATGCGGATGATCGGAGTTTCACCAACGATAACGGTGCCGGACAGTTTGATCAGTTCTTTGATCTCGTCCATGTTGGAGATAACAACCGGCGTCAGGATAGACTTGGCTTTCTCTTCCAGCAGTGCCAGGTTGAACTCGATAACCACGTCGCCTTTCTTGACGCGCTGGCCTTCTTCAGCGATGCGTTTGAAGCCTTCGCCTTTCAGTTCAACGGTGTCGATACCGAAGTGGACAAACAGCTCGATGCCGCTGTCGGATTCGATAGAGAAAGCATGGTTGGTTTCGAAAATTTTACCGATAGTGCCGTCAACCGGGGCAACCATTTTGTTGCCTGTCGGTTTGATGGCAATACCGTCGCCAACGATTTTTTCAGCGAAAACTACGTCAGGTACATCTTCGATATTAACGATTTCGCCAGAAAGTGGAGCTACGATCTCGATAGTGCCCGTGTCTTTCTTGTCATCAGAAACCAGAGATTTCAGTTTATCGAACAAACCCATGATCTTCTCCTAAGCATTAAATTGGGCGGCGTTCCAGTGTCGTGGAAGTTTAGCAGAGCGTTTTTTCTTCGATGAATTTATTCACGCAATTCATCAGATCTTGCGCCGTTGGCTGTGCCAAGGCTTGCGCTGCCAACGCCTTCACATCTTCGAAATTCGTATTACGAATAATTTTCTTGATGCGCGGGATTGAAATCGCACTCATGCTGAACTCATCCAGCCCCATGCCCAATAACAACAGTGTAGCACGCTCATCGCCAGCCAGTTCGCCGCACATGCCGGTCCACTTGCCTTCCGCGTGAGATGCATCAATGACCTGTTTGATCAGGCCAAGCACCGATGGGGACATCGGGTTATAGAGATGAGAAATCAGCTCGTTGCCGCGATCTACCGCCAGAGTATACTGGGTTAGATCGTTTGTCCCAATACTAAAGAAGTCGACTTCTTTCGCCAGATGGTGAGCAATCACCGCCGCAGCCGGTGTTTCCACCATTACGCCCACTTCGATTGTTTCGTCGAACGCCTTGCCTTCTTCACGCAGCTGCGCTTTCAGCGTCTCGAGTTCGCCTTTCAGATCGCGCACTTCTTCGACGGAAATGATCATCGGGAACATGATGCGCAGTTTGCCGAACGCGGAAGCGCGCAAAATGGCGCGCAGCTGGGCGTGCAGGATTTCTCTGCGGTCCATGGCGATGCGGATGGCGCGCCAGCCGAGGAACGGGTTCTCTTCTTTCGGCAGGTTCATGTACGGCAGGTCTTTGTCGCCGCCAATGTCCATGGTGCGGACGATCACGGCCTGTGCGCCGACGGCTTCAGCAACGGCTTTATAGGCCTGGAACTGCTCGTCTTCGGTTGGCAGCGAGTCGCGGTCCATGAACAGGAATTCGGTACGATACAGGCCGACACCTTCAGCGCCGTTGCGCTCCGCACCCGCGACGTCGCGCACGGTGCCGATGTTGGCGCAGACTTCAACCTGATGACCGTCCAGCGTAATCGCCGGCAGATCTTTCAGCTTGGCCAGATCGTTTTTCTCGGTAACGTACTGGGTCTGTGCGGCTTTCAGCTGATCGATAACGTCAGCAGTGGGGTTAACGTAAATTTTATTGTTAACCGCGTCCAGAATCAGGTAGTCGTCGTTCTTCACCTGCTTGGTGACGTCGCTGGTGCCTACGATTGCCGGCAGTTCCAGGGAGCGGGCCATGATGGAGGTGTGAGAGGTACGGCCGCCGAGATCGGTGATGAAGCCCAGCACTTTGTCCAGGTTCAACTGAGCGGTCTCAGA is a window of Serratia plymuthica DNA encoding:
- a CDS encoding MacB family efflux pump subunit; protein product: MNPPPLLQLRGISRHFQAGEQRVTVLNNINLAIGQGEMVAIVGASGSGKSTLMNLLGCLDRPSEGDYRVAGRSTGQLDRDSLAELRREHFGFIFQRYHLLAELTAQDNVEVPAVYAGRQRAARRQRAADLLQRLGLADRLNYRPSQLSGGQQQRVSIARALMNGGEVILADEPTGALDSHSGQEVLSILKDLHARGHTVVIVTHDMQIAEHAQRIIELRDGEVVADRQKTAQTNAPLPKAPESAGSRWQSQRDRFYEAFKMALLAMASQRLRTLLTMLGIIIGIASVVSVVALGKGSQQQVLANINAMGTSTLEIYPGKDFGDMRSAAIQTLRATDADALAQQGYVHSVTPTLSSSTTFRYGNQSVSGTVNGVGEQYFLVRGYSIDSGMAFNRRSVDNLMQEAVIDENTRNKLFPNGANPLGEVILLGSLPCRIIGVAAKKQSGFGSDENLNVWIPYTTVMKRMLGQSYLKSITVRVNDDVDLGSAEDGVTRLLSRRHGTKDFFVMNTDSIRQTIEKTTATLTLLVSMIALISLVVGGIGVMNIMLVSVTERTREIGVRMAVGARAGDIMQQFLIEAVLVCLLGGGLGVALSLGIGVLFSQFSSNFTMIYSGASIVAAFVCSTLIGVIFGFFPAKRAAGMDPIHALERE
- a CDS encoding efflux RND transporter periplasmic adaptor subunit is translated as MPSFLRSKPYLLPTVIVAAIALFLYFRAPGTAETPRYITAVAQTRDLEQTVLADGTIEAQKQVSVGAQVSGQIKALRVALGDKVHKGQLVAEIDDLTQQNSLRDAEAALKNVQAQRASKLAALRNNQLAYRRQQTLVARGVGVQADFDSARATLDATRADINALDAQIVQAQIAVNTAQVNLGYTKITSPIDGTIVALPVEEGQTVNAVQSAPTLVKVARLDTMTIEAQISEADVVKVKTGMPVYFTILGEPGKHYRATLRAIEPAPDSINDETTTSSSSSTSSSSSSTSSTAIYYNGLFDVANPDGALRISMTAQVYIVLAKAKGAVVIPATALQGDWVQVVDEQGNIARRPVKVGINNNVDAQIISGVLAGEKVIVSQVSAATQSGTRRMGPPPMGI
- a CDS encoding response regulator transcription factor, with the translated sequence MKILLVDDDLELGTMLSEYLTGEGFNATLVLTGKAGVEGALSGEYTAMILDIMLPDMSGIDVLRDVRKKSRMPIIMLTAKGDNIDRVIGLEMGADDYMPKPCYPRELVARLRAVLRRFDERPEEVDDEIAISFGELTLNPSTRSSEWRGKAFDLTASEFNLLELLLRAPERVVSKDELSEKGLGRPREAYDRSVDVHISNIRQKLGALTDNVLSIETVRSIGYRIR
- a CDS encoding ATP-binding protein, encoding MRGRLFWKILLGFWLTFIIMTQALWVAFSLYGDRYEPPENAMARRLINLQLATAGTLLRSGGEPALNAMMKDWSDDDRRFLSVTPMAHPPAPAEGPFEVRHMPNITAWVQTGDNSGYLLNYDVRTLREQYRPNKRSHFFNIPPPMLWVGGLGGLLFSAVLAWNLTWPMRKLSAGFDRVAQGDLSVRLFPAMRRRHDELSDVARDFDTMAERLELLVSAREQLLHDVSHELRSPLARLQLAIGLARQNDGNVENSLQRIEHEAGRLDKMIGELLALSRAESNNLPDEEYFDLYGLVDAVVNDARYEAQIPGVEIVLRASSDVEYTVKGNAELMRRAVDNIVRNALRFSSHGQRVTVVLTRIDQLFQIEVSDQGPGVEEAKLSSIFDPFVRVKSAMSGKGYGLGLAITRKVVLAHGGQVDARNGESGGLVITLRIPRWQ
- the crr gene encoding PTS glucose transporter subunit IIA — its product is MGLFDKLKSLVSDDKKDTGTIEIVAPLSGEIVNIEDVPDVVFAEKIVGDGIAIKPTGNKMVAPVDGTIGKIFETNHAFSIESDSGIELFVHFGIDTVELKGEGFKRIAEEGQRVKKGDVVIEFNLALLEEKAKSILTPVVISNMDEIKELIKLSGTVIVGETPIIRIKK
- the ptsI gene encoding phosphoenolpyruvate-protein phosphotransferase PtsI produces the protein MISGILVSPGIAFGKALLLKEDEIVINRKKISADHVEQEVSRFLAGRAKASEQLEAIKTKAGETFGEEKEAIFEGHIMLLEDEELEQEIIALIKDDLASADAAAYTIIEGQAKALEELDDEYLKERAADVRDIGKRLLQNILGLAIVDLSSIQDEVILVATDLTPSETAQLNLDKVLGFITDLGGRTSHTSIMARSLELPAIVGTSDVTKQVKNDDYLILDAVNNKIYVNPTADVIDQLKAAQTQYVTEKNDLAKLKDLPAITLDGHQVEVCANIGTVRDVAGAERNGAEGVGLYRTEFLFMDRDSLPTEDEQFQAYKAVAEAVGAQAVIVRTMDIGGDKDLPYMNLPKEENPFLGWRAIRIAMDRREILHAQLRAILRASAFGKLRIMFPMIISVEEVRDLKGELETLKAQLREEGKAFDETIEVGVMVETPAAAVIAHHLAKEVDFFSIGTNDLTQYTLAVDRGNELISHLYNPMSPSVLGLIKQVIDASHAEGKWTGMCGELAGDERATLLLLGMGLDEFSMSAISIPRIKKIIRNTNFEDVKALAAQALAQPTAQDLMNCVNKFIEEKTLC